From Rhododendron vialii isolate Sample 1 chromosome 7a, ASM3025357v1:
CCATGCGCTCCGTAACCGTTTTATTCCTTTCGTCATATATGACGTCACCCAAaacggttacccgagcgtacccTCTACGCACTGACTTGGAGATCAAGTAAACCTatgtctataaatacgaggggactctaacctaaagaggtatgccatcaTTCCCTAACCCTAAGATTTATACCTTCTCTTGAGATCTGActtgatcatcggagggtcactgggctattccagccttagtgacttatTGCAGGTCCAGAAGCAGGAGAGCAAACCAGCGGAAGGAGAATCCTATCCCAGgccaaggtcccgtcaaatcgaacccctacagttGGAAAATCTCTCGGGTGCATTCACTGAAAAGCATTTGGTGGTTGGGCTGGGCATTGAAAATTGCAGGGAATTCAATTGAATAGCAAAACTATAAACAGTACTCCATACCTTTTAAGTGTTttgtttcgtaactccaacttattaaaaagacatcatcattatacttttcacatcaactttttcctccactttccctacttatccatcatcattacacttttactcgctaacttttcaaaatgaaatctacttttagagacaaaatagacaatgcacaaACTTTTACctattaactttacaaaatggacatttattaagggacagcctaaaatgaaatactggactctaaataaagGACGTAAGGAGTGGTAAGCAAAAAAGAGCCATTTCAAATTTGGTACAAAATTTGACTCAGTAGCAAGTTTGAggaaaaatttgagtaaaatccAAATTTGGTATAAGTTTGAATAAGGAGTGGAGCTtcaattttgatgatttttactcaaatttagaGATACTCTAATAAGTATGCATTCTgataaaaaataggaaaaaaattcGAAATGGTCCatgtagttaagtatttgtgtcaacttAGTCTCTGTAGTTTTAATTGGcccgatttacactctgtacttttccttttgtttcaacttggtccaatCACTAACTACCGTTAGGCTTTTTAACACCAAACGTGAATTGACCCCCTTTTTTGGGGATAAAATAGGAATTCTCTGATTTCCCTCTGTGGAACTACTCAAACTTTAACATCCCTAGTTAGGAATCAATGCatgggccaagtgtaggaaaatgaatggaatgacatggcactattttttgtaatcATTTGTGTTGTTAAGTTAGGTTATGACTTgctaaatttggaactgagtttatgtaatattctgaTTTTTAGATATGgtttatttatcatgttgtgacttttggatttgtattatgttgtgacttttggacatggttctatatgcatttgaGGTTGCGTTCTTTTGAACTAAACTTAAATCtagaaattttgtccttatttgaattgtttttgtatttgttagttttgcgccaaacttttataggttattgattcgtcttgacgagaggaatcggaaagtaagttttttttaactttttactcaagtattttgagaaataaccactttttagcatcaaaatatcttttttttggctaaaaaatggttatttctcaaaatactttgataaaagtaaaaaaaatttatttttccgattcctcccGTCGAGGcaaatcaataactcacaaaagtaacaaatgcgaagaaaatcaaataaggacaattttcaaatttaagttacgtttaagttaaattcaaaagaatgggcattcaaaaaaataagatatctTAGTATTTATACTAGTGGTTATGTTGCCTTATAACTGATCATAAAAATGCTAAATTGGAGggtaacttgttttttttttgtagaaaactataaccaaattttacTCATTACCAAAATCCGAAATCCAAACTTAATACCAGTGATTAACATTagaaatggaagaatgagctgtatTTTGGTTCAGATGTATATTAAGGCAAGAGGTGAATGAAAaaattactgttttaaccccaaaagaGGAACCCATTTGTGTTTGGCGTTAAAAAGGCTAacgacagttagtaattggaccaagttggaatAATATGGAAAGTGCAAttcgtttgccattttagttttgttttccaatcattactctacttctttctctaatcattaccctattttttcaattattactttcacatctctctctatctctctccaatcattacccctatcttcaatcattattctatttctctctccacccactaccaaaactaaactaaactaaactaaactaaattaaactctCAACTAAACACAAGTGTAAATCGAACCAATTAAAATTGTAGGAACCGAATTGACACAAATATTTAACTATAGAgaccatttcgatttttttcccaaaaatataTCCTATACCCCACGTATTACATCCGTCCTCCTCGGATCAAAATAAAGAAACTTTTGATAGAAGTGGCAAATCACcagaaaaaataaagcaaaaagtcAATTACCAAAAGGACACTCCTGGTTCAGCACACCAACTTTGATCTATTTTCTTGCCAGGGGCTTTccttgaataataaaaaattcaggttccgttccagaaatctttttaaaaaataagtatttattttgaaatttctcaaaaaaaaataagaagggttgttccagaaaactcaaataagcagcttatttcacattttcaaactcaaaaataacgtaaatgaaaaataatttttcaattttttttgcaccgtattaaaaatctcaatgagatctattgataggaaaattatttgtgtaaacacataatttttaagcttaaaattactttaaccaaaaaataagtacttattttttattttgtggaacaagccttattattgaacaaaaaataaaaacttattcaaGTTCTGTACCGGTGCCTCATTCCTATTTCCATCCATAGATAGATTCCGCTTACCCTAAGGTTGCAGAGGCTTTCAATCTTCGTTTCCTGCACTCTTTGTTTCCCTACCATCTTGAGAAGCATAACAACGGAAAAAGCATGGCTGGGGAAGCACTTCTCGGCGCTGCATTTGGAGTGTTGCTTGACCGTTTGACTTCCAAGGAGTTCATCAACTTCTTCCGGTGTCGAAAGCATGACGAAAGGCTTCTCAAGAAGCTTAAGTTGAAGTTGCTTGGACTTAATAAGGTGCTCAATGATGCAGAGGACAAGCAGTTCACTGATCGAGATGTGAAAAAATGGCTGGATGAGCTTAAAGATGCCGTTTACGACGCCGAAGACTTAGTGGATGCGATTGCTACTGGGGCTTTGCGGTGCAAGGTGGAAGCCGAGTACCAAAGCGGCCCAAACGAGGTACAGTCTCTGATCTCGTCCTTCACTAAATTTTTCGACGGTAAGATAGAGTCCAAGTTAGAGAGGATGATTGAAAGATTAGAAGATTTTACGAAAGAAAAAGACTCACTTGGTTTGAGAAAAGTTGCTGGACGGAACTGGTCCCAAACCAGGTTGTCAACAACTTCTTTGGTGGATGAATCTTGTGTTTACGGACGGGAGAATGACAAGGAAGAGATAATGAAATTGTTGCTGTCTGATGGAGAAAGTAGTTACGATGTGATCCCGATTGTCGGGATGGGTGGGATGGGCAAGACCACCCTTGCTCAACTTTTGTACAATGATTGCACAGTGGATGCGCATTTTGGTGAGAAAGCATGGGTATATGTTTCTGACGTATTTGATGTTGAAAAAGTCACAAGAACAATTGTCGAGGCAGTCAACGGGCGGGCTTCGGACGAAAGGGACCTAAACTCGCTTCAGGTCAAGCTGAAGGAATCATTGAGTGGGAAAAAGTTTCTTATTGTCTTGGATGATGTTTGGATTGAGAACTATGCCCATTGGGACGTCTTGAAGGCTCCTTTCAGATCTGGAGCACACGGGAGTAAGATCATCGTTACGACGCGCAATGAGAGGGTTGCATCTATTATGCAAACAGTTCCTAGTCATGGTTTGAAGGAATTACCCGAGGAAGATTGTTGGAAGTTGTTTTCCAGACTTGCATTTGAGAAGGGAGACTGCAATGCACATCCTATCCTTGAAAGAATTGGCAAGGAGATAGTGAGAAAATGTAAAGGTTTGCCTTTGGCTGCAAAAACACTGGGTGGTCTTTTACGCTCCCAACGAGATGTTGAATGTTGGAATAATATACTGCTAAGTGCCATATGGGAGTTATCAGAGGAGAAAAGCAATATCCTTCCAGCATTAGGATTGAGCTATCATTATctcccctcacatttaaaaagATGTTTTGCTTACTGTTCCATATTTACTAAGGATTGTGAATTCGACATGAATGAATTAGTCTCAATTTGGATAGCAGAAGGTTTTTTGGTGAAGCCCAAGAATAGTAAAACAGTGGAAGAAGAAGGTTATGAGTGCTTCCGGGAATTGCTTTCAAGATCATTTTTTCAGATATCAAATACGAATAATTCTTTGTTTGTCATGCATGATCTTGTTCATGATTTAGCTCAATACGTGATGGGAGATTTCGTTTATAGGCTAGAGGATGGCAAGGGTGTTGCTGAAAAGGTTCGTCATTTCTCGTTTGTTCGACGTAGATTTTGTAGCTTTGAGAAGTTCAAGGAAATAAGGGAGGCTAAGTGTTTAAGAACTTTCCTATCATTCAAGCGTATAGGTGATTCAGTCGAGTTGAGCAAAAAGGTTGTGGATGAGATTTTGCCGAGATTGACACGCTTACGACTGTTGTCACTGTCGGAATATAGGATTAAAGAATTGCCTTATTCAATTGGCGATTTGATACATCTACGCTTGTTGGACCTTTCTTGCACGCAAATCAGGGAGTTGCCGGAATCAATTTGTGCACTGTATAATTTAGAAACATTGTTGTTATTTGAATGTGATCTTCTTACAACATTACCGGCAGATCTTGTAAGACTGATTTCATTGCGTCATCTTGATTTAAGCGGAACCAACTTAAAAGAGATGCCAATGAATATAAGTAGGTTGAAAGATCTCCAACAATTAACTGTTTTTGTAGTAGGAAAGTGCACGGGTATTAATGAGTTGGGAGAGTTTCATTGCCTTCGAGGAAAAATCTCCATCTCAGGATTGCAAAATGTAAAGAGTGGCCACGAAGCATTGGAAGCAGAGATGAGTGAGAAAAGACACCTTGAAAGGCTAGCATTGAAATGGTATAGCACTACAGAGGATTCACAGAATGCAAGAGATGTACTTAAACAGCTGAAGCCTCATACAAACTTGAAGCACCTTGAGATTAAAAACTATGGACGCACAAGATTTCCTACTTGGTTAGGAGATCAATCATTTTGCAATATGGTATCATTAGGTTTGGAGAATTGCAAGAATTGCTTTTCCTTGCCCCCACTTGGTCAAATGCCCTCTTTGAAAGAGCTTAGCATCGAAAGGATGCCGGGAATAACGAGCGTGGGTTGTGAATTTTATGGAGAGAGTGGTTCTTTAAGAAAACCGTTTCAATCTCTCGAGACTCTACGTTTTGAGAACATGTCGGGGTGGGAGGACTGGTATATATTAGATGCTGGAGAGTTCTCTCGGCTTCAAAAGCTTGAGGTAATCAATTGTCCCAAGCTGATCGGACACTTACCCACGAAGGTGCTTTCTTTGGTGGGACTTGAGATAGTGAATTGCCCAAAGCTTGTGGCTTCACTTTCAATGTCTACTTCTATACGCAAGCTAGTGTTGAACGAATGCCAAGGGGTACAGTTGGAGGGGCAAAGTGTGCCTTCTGTTGAAAAACTGGAGATTTCAGGCTTTGAAAGCTTGAAGGAATTTGCAAGCGAGCTGGTAACACTAACAAATCTGAAGGAGCTGACGGTAGAGAATTGTCCAAGGCTATATGAGGAACTATCTGAGGAAATGAGCCATTGTTACATGTCCCTTGAAAGATTGGATCTGAGTTACTGCGAGAGACTCAAATCCCTCCCACTGGGTTTATTCCCAAAGCTTCGATCTGTAAAAATTTGGCATTGTACAAATTTTGAGACCCTATTGATTCCAGATGGGATTGAGCTCCAAAATCTGACATTACTTGAGTCACTTTCCATCGGTGATTGCAATAATATGTTATCTTTTCCTTGCGGAGGATTACCTGCTCCAAATCTGTCTATTTTATTGGTCGATTGTTGCAAGAAACTGGAGGCTCTGCCAGAACAAATGCACACCCTTCTCCCATCTCTTCAGTCATTAGTGTTACATGATTGTCCAAAAATTGAGTCTTTTCCGGAAGGGGGTCTGCCCTCCAAATTAGGTGCTCTTGATATCAGGAATTGCACGAAACTTGTGGGTGGCCGAAGAGATTGGGGTTTGCAAACACTACCCTCTCTCACAAGTTTTTCACTGTTCGGTAAATCTGGAGATGTGTTGGAGTCGTTCCCCGAGGAGGGGCTACTGCCCCCCACTCTTACATTTCTTAGCTTCGAACGTCTGCTGAATCTCAAATCACTCAACAAAAGGGGCCTTCAACGTCTTGGTTCTCTTGACTCCATGCTTATTTTCGATTGCCCTCAGCTCCAATCCTTGCCAGAAGAGGGGCTTCCCACTTCCCTCTTTGAGCTGCAAATTCGTGACTGCCCATTGCTGAAACCTCATTGCCGgagggaggaaggagaagaCTGGCATAAGATTGCTCACATCCCTTTTATAAAAATCGATGGTGAAGTAATCAGTGAATAAGTCTATCTATGCTATGTGGCTAGGGAAGACCAAAGCTTCCCACTAAGGTATTTGTTCTGCACTGCATATAGAATACTTACAAGAAAAATTCGACCTGTCATCATTTCATTCCATTCATCTTCTGATTTTTCTGTTATTAATTCTCCGGCTAGCCATTTTTAATTTCTCAACGacttctctttgtttttgcaTGTAGAAGTATGGGCTTCAcattcatttcttttcctcatgaattttttagttatttctctctctctctctctctctctctctctctctctctctctctctctctctctctttgcatATGCAGAAAGGTGATTTGATCAAGCAGTATAGCAGATTGATTCAACCGCATTTGGACCTACAACTATACAATACAATAATAGAACACatttagtccccaatcattgagGGTATGGGCGCCTGGGCAGggcctttggcaatatatgcacaaagtggacCTACGActacaaacaataaaaataacGACCACAAATCTAATTGGCATTGGTGTCCATTCTGAGATCGTTTGTAAATTATTTTACCATTTGATCCTCATGTTTATAAGCCGAAAAGCCCTTACCAAATACAGGATGATTAGGCATGTAGCGGAATAACCTGAAGAAATTCGATATCATAAGCCTGTCCTTGTTAATTCTCTTAAATATTTGAGCTGTTTGCCATTGATTTTAGTGCTCGTTTAAGCCTTCATGTTAAGTTCTTTTTCAGTGTCATGCAactcactttattttttgctcacaaacttttttttactttggatTAGTCGAAGACCACAGCTTTCCAATGTTCTTATTTGCTTTTCAAGTTCCTGAGTTTGGAAGTTAGCTGACTGATAACAAACAGCTAGAGGCATGTACAGCTATGGGGGTTTGATTTCTCATCTTTCTTCGGTATGTGAGCGTTGTATTCTTTTCTGGCTTGGAGTTTATAGTTTTCTAAATAATGACGGGAatattgacaatttttttttcaaaagatgcACACAATGTTTCTTAATTGTATAAATCAGCATAGAATTGCCTTTCAATTGGTTCCATGGTGGTGCATTCCACTTGGTTAAATGCTTAGCTACACAAGGTCTGAAATTTCTGTTGAAGACTGAGTAACATATTTCAGATATTTTGGACCCTTTCCTTGAGTGGTTTAGCCAAAGATGTTAGCGTTTTCCACTTGCTTTTTGCATTCCACTTGATTTTGTTGAATCACTAGCTATTATAAACTACTTTGGTCCTTCTGTAGAGCATCTAAGCTATACTACATATTTCTCTAATTCAGTGGTTAATTTTTCTAGGTTGGTGTTCTACTCAGCATAAGCTCTTTCAAAATCACAAAATCTCAATCATGTGGCTGTTATTTGATATAAGCTTACAACGAGGCTTATAAAAGCAGGCTGATCTTGGGTGGCCAAAATTGTATGAAGCGATGGCCGTTCATTTAGGCCGTGTTTGGATTATGACTTTATGGAGGGAAGcgcacgtattgccttggcatTACATGATTGTGACCAAACCACTTTCTAGTGTGTGACAGGGAGGAAACGAAGTTAGGTACCATAAATAAGTCTGTGGTGCTTCTATCTTTATGTCTGTTCATCACAAATTCAGTGACATTTTCCTTGGATTTCTGCTTTTATGAATCCTATTTGTATGAGCTGGAGTGAAAGTGTAATGGGCctacttttttctattttaaatttttttgcagcaATATTGTAGCCCCCATTTGGATGTTAATGTTCTACATTAGGTACTTGCTTTGAAGGGACAAGTTAAGTTCCTCTCATAATCCACGTTATATACGAGAATAACCAAATTGGTATTCTTAATAAGAAAGAGGCACAAAcacagcttttttttttgttcgtacTCTGCAGATTAACTTGTGATCCTTGGAGTCAGTACCACAAAGTAGTCGTGATCAAAATACAATGCAGACAGATCCTCTTATGGAAACTCAGAATATAAGCAATCACTATCATTTCTGACAAGTGATGCA
This genomic window contains:
- the LOC131333672 gene encoding putative disease resistance RPP13-like protein 1; translated protein: MAGEALLGAAFGVLLDRLTSKEFINFFRCRKHDERLLKKLKLKLLGLNKVLNDAEDKQFTDRDVKKWLDELKDAVYDAEDLVDAIATGALRCKVEAEYQSGPNEVQSLISSFTKFFDGKIESKLERMIERLEDFTKEKDSLGLRKVAGRNWSQTRLSTTSLVDESCVYGRENDKEEIMKLLLSDGESSYDVIPIVGMGGMGKTTLAQLLYNDCTVDAHFGEKAWVYVSDVFDVEKVTRTIVEAVNGRASDERDLNSLQVKLKESLSGKKFLIVLDDVWIENYAHWDVLKAPFRSGAHGSKIIVTTRNERVASIMQTVPSHGLKELPEEDCWKLFSRLAFEKGDCNAHPILERIGKEIVRKCKGLPLAAKTLGGLLRSQRDVECWNNILLSAIWELSEEKSNILPALGLSYHYLPSHLKRCFAYCSIFTKDCEFDMNELVSIWIAEGFLVKPKNSKTVEEEGYECFRELLSRSFFQISNTNNSLFVMHDLVHDLAQYVMGDFVYRLEDGKGVAEKVRHFSFVRRRFCSFEKFKEIREAKCLRTFLSFKRIGDSVELSKKVVDEILPRLTRLRLLSLSEYRIKELPYSIGDLIHLRLLDLSCTQIRELPESICALYNLETLLLFECDLLTTLPADLVRLISLRHLDLSGTNLKEMPMNISRLKDLQQLTVFVVGKCTGINELGEFHCLRGKISISGLQNVKSGHEALEAEMSEKRHLERLALKWYSTTEDSQNARDVLKQLKPHTNLKHLEIKNYGRTRFPTWLGDQSFCNMVSLGLENCKNCFSLPPLGQMPSLKELSIERMPGITSVGCEFYGESGSLRKPFQSLETLRFENMSGWEDWYILDAGEFSRLQKLEVINCPKLIGHLPTKVLSLVGLEIVNCPKLVASLSMSTSIRKLVLNECQGVQLEGQSVPSVEKLEISGFESLKEFASELVTLTNLKELTVENCPRLYEELSEEMSHCYMSLERLDLSYCERLKSLPLGLFPKLRSVKIWHCTNFETLLIPDGIELQNLTLLESLSIGDCNNMLSFPCGGLPAPNLSILLVDCCKKLEALPEQMHTLLPSLQSLVLHDCPKIESFPEGGLPSKLGALDIRNCTKLVGGRRDWGLQTLPSLTSFSLFGKSGDVLESFPEEGLLPPTLTFLSFERLLNLKSLNKRGLQRLGSLDSMLIFDCPQLQSLPEEGLPTSLFELQIRDCPLLKPHCRREEGEDWHKIAHIPFIKIDGEVISE